The Loxodonta africana isolate mLoxAfr1 chromosome 1, mLoxAfr1.hap2, whole genome shotgun sequence genomic sequence AAGCGTGCAAGCCCACAAGTGGTCgcatacatcacaaaacaactacaagaaactcttcATTAAACCAAAGACATGCAGGTAGGACATCTGGATTCTAATCTGTATGTTTGGGACAAGCTGAAAAAAACTTACATAAGAACCTCTCCGCTACTGGCACTGGcctgccaagtccactctgaGATAAAGGGCAAGAAACAAAGTTGCAGACCAAAAGCTCCAGGCAGGCTTCCTAGCTGCCCTCTtgtaggctgaaggccatttctcaagggAACAAAGGAGACCAAGGTCGCAGGAGCAGAGACGGCTCCACAAacctttggaaagagaccagtgcagctggtgcaaCAAAAAAGGCTTATAGATTACTTAAGAGTATcattatggcattagttatgtccaCCTCTCAtgacccattttgaaaaaggagacaACATTTTGCAAGGTATTGGGGTCACAGCAGTGcctccgcaaaaaaaaaaaaaaaaaggcaaccaagACCCTTGGCACCTCTGAAAATCCTCTCTCCCCATGCAGTTTCTCCCAGGACATCTTAAGTCCACTCCCCGTAGGATTATCTACGAAGGCCTAGGGCCTTGGACCTTTTTATCTAAAACCATACAGAGCAGGGAGCGCTCCTGGCCCAACAACCCATCAGTCAGTGACAGCGAACCGGCCACCCGCCCGCAAAGCCTgcgggggggagggggctgggaggaggggctGGAACGCAGCCAGCTGCACCCCCATGTCCTCACACCCTCAACCCCGCTCTTCCCGGCGGCCGGCGACGCCCCCAAGGGGCGGGGTTCCGCTTCCGGTGGCGGATTGTTGACGCCTGCGGCCGCTGCGGTAGCGACGGCGCCGTTGGGGAGGGGCTATTAGGGAGGGAGACTGCGCAGTGACAGGTAGTGCGGAGGCTGCTACTGAGCGGCGATGGCAGAGGGGTCGGAGGAAGCCCGCAGCCGCCGTCCCGGGCAGGACGACGGCGGAGGGGAccgcgagccgggcccttccctTACAGGCCCTCCTGCCGCCGCCGCTGCACGCCCCCAGGCCGGGCCGCAGGCTGAACCCCAGGCCCCGGGCAGGCCCCCAGTCCCGGGCCTCGCGCCCGCTGCGGCCGCCGCCGAGGAGTCGGAGCCGCCGCGCGAGCCGGGGAAGCCCGGGGAGGAGGCCTCGGGTTCTGGTGCGGGGTTGCAGGAGCCGACCGGCTGCGACGCGCCCGAAGCCGCGGCTCCGCGAGAGAGGCCGGCGGGGCTGAGCGCCCGCGAGTACTCCCGGCAGGTGCACGAGTGGCTGTGGCAGTCCTACTGCGGCTACCTCACCTGGCACAGTGGCCTCGCCGCCCTCCCCGCCTACTGCAGCCcccagccgccgccgccgccgaccTACCCGGCGGCCGGAGCGCCTGCCGCCCCCCAGGCCGTGGCGCCGCCGCCCCCTCAGCTGGGCTATTACAGCCCGTTTTACTTCCTGAGCGCCGCGGCCGCAGGGCCTGACGCGGGGACTGCTGCGGGCACCGCAACCCCTGCTCCCGTCGCCGGCTTGGCACCCCGGGCTCCTCACGTGCAGGGATCCGTCAGGGCCTCCCCAGCGACGAGGGCAGGACCCACTGCCCCTTCGCGCACTCCGAGCGAGACCGGGCGGCAGGCAGGTGAGAAGCGCGACGTAGAAGTTGGGCAGAGGAGAAGGGATCTCTAGGGAATCATCGGGGGCTAAGGCGGGCAAGCTTTTTATATCAATAACTGCTGCTGCTCCTCCTTGTAGTGTTTCTCCGCGTGCATCAGTTACCTTTTGTCCAGGCCTTAAATTCCCGAAGTGTACAGCGAGACAATACGGTTTCTTTTTCCTCTAGACCTGGAACTCCGGATTCCCTCCCTCATGGAAGTCTTTGCTACCTGTATTTTCTCCTCAAACCATGCTGGGTTGTCTTCTGAAGTACCCTCTTATCTGTATCTCCACTCTCTAGGTATTGAGATCCAAAGCTTAACTCTCAGATGGCAAACCCACTTTGGGCAGGGTTTGACTGGTCATGCCGGAAGTAATGCAGACGGGGAATGCTgccttcaaaccaaaccaaacccagtgccgtcgagtcgattctgactcatagcgaccctatagctgcTGCCTTATGCTGCCTTAGGGACAGTGCAGTTGAACGGACATAACAGGAGATTTGCATTAATACAATTGGAGTGAAGCCCTGCTTGAATCTTGTATACTGTCTTATTGTTTACTTCAGTCTGGGAATTAAAATACTTGGAATTAgtcatagaattttttattttattcaggcACAGAGATATGGGACAGGAACTAGTTAGTTGATGCCTGAATTTGCGTCCCAGTCAGAATTTAGGATGACAGATTGATAATCACTAGATTGATTATATAGGAAACAAAGCAAACTAAATGAATAGAGGGAAAAATGAGGAACACAGGGATTTACTTTATACCGATTGTCTATACTCAACCTTGATTTTTACTAAAAAAATGTGTAAGTTTGTGTCATAGgtttggcactgggttttttttaggtTTGTGGTGGTCAGTTCTTATTCCTCATTGTGCCAGATTTTCATTTGTGAAATGCATTGAGTACTCTAACACATTTATCTGTGAAATCATTTTTTAAACATTAAGGTAGTGAAAGCAAGCTTTAAACAGTTCAGTAAGTAGTGGAGCAGTGGGGCTATATTTTAATAATAAGTACTTTTGATGGAATCAATACCAGTAATTGTTGCaagtttataaattttttttttttaattagcaagtTGTACCTTGACTTTATTTCCTCTTCATTTCCTAGCTTGTGTTCTAAGGTCTATGTCAAATtaattttcctaacttttttttttaattacaggcaGAGAATATGTCATTCCATCCTTGGCCCACAGATTTATGGCAGAGATggtggatttctttattctcttctttATAAAAGCAACCATTGTGTTAAGCATTATGCACCTTAGTGGAATAAAGTAAGTTAAGAGCATGTGCAGAAAGATTTTAATGTCTACCATTTAGAGATCTTGTCTTGCTAAATTCATGTCTACAGATGACTATGTGGATAGTGTCCCAGTGCCATGGTTTTTTTTATAGGAGCTTTGtgagatttatttttttcttgttggttttaaaaaattcctaataAATTCTGTAAGATCTGTGAGAAtctcacctatttaaaatatgtaaaaggaGCCTTCAAACCTGGCTTGGGTTAATGTTATTCTCTTGAGCCAGGAACTAATTTTCCTCTTACTATCAAGttcagtagagggtcagcgaaaaacaggaagaccctccgtgacatggattgacacagtggctgcaacagtgggcagaaacatagcaagggttgtgaaggaccaggcagtgctttgttctgttgttcatagggtcgctatgagtcggaaccgactcgacggcacctaacaacaacagatatgttcAGAATGGAGTCTCTAAAGACAAAGGTATAAAGAGCTCTTGGTAGATGAACCATTGATAATCAACTATATGGCATTTCCAGATGGGATTGCTTACTCTGATAGTGTCGATCCAAATCCCAAGTGAACTGCAAAGTGAGCCCTTTATTTGAATAATCCTCCTTTTAATTAACAGTAATCATAATGTCAGTTAATACTTTCTGAGCACATTCTGTGTGCTAGTCATTGAGCTCATCTCTTTATGTGAACTCTTTTTTGATATTAATATGAggtgaaaggagccttggtggtatgatggttaagcgcttgtctgctaactgaaaggtcaatggttcaaactcaccagcagctccccgagagaaaagacctggggatctgcttccataatgcatacagcctaggaaaccctatgggacagttctgctctgtactgtggggttgctaggagttagaattgacttcatggcacacaacaacaacaactcaaggTAGAGGTcaatatctccattttacaaaggtTGAAATTTAGGCATAGAGAAGTTACAAAGGTAGTGATAGAGTCAAGCTACATACTCATGTAGTCAAATTTCAGAGCTCAGTAACCTGAGTCATCTTATTCTTTGTCACTCTCTCCCTACCCTCCCCCAACACACAGTCAAATACCAACTCCCCTGTGTCCAATCTCCTGAATAGTTTTTCCATCCGACTATTTTCTTCTTCATTGCCAGACTATTTTTCATCATCATGGCTCCTCCCTAGTCCGGTCATTGTTACCACTTACCTGGATTACAGTAAAAAACTGGTATCCCAGTCTCCTGTTTTACCTCAATCCAATCTCTGatataaaaccataaaaaaaaaaaaccatagtgaTCATAAATTCTGATCCTGCCCCTCTCCTGCATTAAAACCCCTTCTATAGCTTCTCCTTGCCTTCAGGATATCTGAATTTCTCCATA encodes the following:
- the FAM8A1 gene encoding protein FAM8A1 — translated: MAEGSEEARSRRPGQDDGGGDREPGPSLTGPPAAAAARPQAGPQAEPQAPGRPPVPGLAPAAAAAEESEPPREPGKPGEEASGSGAGLQEPTGCDAPEAAAPRERPAGLSAREYSRQVHEWLWQSYCGYLTWHSGLAALPAYCSPQPPPPPTYPAAGAPAAPQAVAPPPPQLGYYSPFYFLSAAAAGPDAGTAAGTATPAPVAGLAPRAPHVQGSVRASPATRAGPTAPSRTPSETGRQAGREYVIPSLAHRFMAEMVDFFILFFIKATIVLSIMHLSGIKDISKFAMHYIIEEIDEDTSMEDLQKMMVVALIYRLLVCFYEIICIWGAGGATPGKFLLGLRVVTCDTSVLIAPSRVLVIPSSNVSITTSTIRALIKNFSIASFFPAFITLLFFQHNRTAYDIVAGTIVVKRNGVR